The Cloeon dipterum chromosome X, ieCloDipt1.1, whole genome shotgun sequence genome includes a window with the following:
- the syd gene encoding JNK-interacting protein 3 isoform X4, producing the protein MEIDQETVYGTHEDSHVVMSEKVQSLAGSIYQEFERMIGKYDEEVVKDLMPLVVNVLECLDLSYTENQEHEVELELLREDNEQLVTQYEREKQLRKGAEQKLLEVEDAGEDERKDLHSKIESIESIVRMLELKAKNSSDHVFRLEEKETEMKKEYTKLHERYTELFKTHVDYMERTKMLLGSDRMESMGGSRTRIPGMSLGPMQRSSGPLSYGFSSLESSAVVSRTIGSPNEYDDSQGISPLGSPSNTSLKNELQDVSQVSEEKTPATPVEKIPSKGGWVDGLSPDGKSPVDDELPTPTQVEDFEGQTQSTAVGPQGHSKTKREQRSGNTLYQELSFQDADALTEVDEGADITGGWVHPGDYASSDSSSDDEQLSKRAPFGAIRRNGMGKEVENLIMENNELLATKNALNIVKDDLIVKVDELTSELEILREEIQSLKAVREKLKNRVSDLEEEAKVAKEEAEKAAKANKSDDEEDVPMAQRKRFTRVEMARAIMERNQYKERFVELQEAVRWSEMIRATRSDASLDKKGKQSNGILKFFSNLFSTDRPQDKIAPYVNVHYNAPTHNVRPALDTMRKRGLKDRKRGGMESLDSDLNEKWQARQAVERREQYRQVRAHVRKDDGRMQAYGWSLPAKAGPSSSGSNSALPPRSSSSSGVPVPVPVYCRPLAEGTPGMKVWCAAGVNLTGGKTRDGGNIVGASVFYSSDSQAEGKKTDEPSSEMDKLDMELQENQKASKEAQQMETLLSSLVWICTSTHTTSRVTVLDANNPADILESFTVCNSHLLCITSVPGAKESDYPDELGNSTEASPEKPPPEPKEPVAGESPEDGEDMVGRLTFVSCATGSAPPPLATSVEEEEEDPPIHTPRSVSAIELHSLANPNNESPDSYNPPRRLPKEASGIIKDGLSEVSKANEHAYQQVEKMSSVLPTMWLGSQNGGLYVHSAVAQWKHCIHYIKLKDPVLSIIHIHGRVLAALANGSVVIFRRGTDGQWDLGKHHILDLGAPHHSIRCMTVVHQSVWCGYRNRIHVVDPRSMSVEKTFDVHPRKESQVRQLAWLGDGVWVSIRLDSTLRLYHAHTHQHLQDVDIEPYVSKMLAVFPGGTGKLGFSLIRITALLISSNRLWIGTGNGVIISVPLSESAGGRPGSSQSSSSSNLAVGSPPTGSFKPSGPGSLIRVYTDPKGNKITPGSFVPYCSMAQAQLSFHGHRDAVKFFVAVPGKGYMFAGTPGLSGATTPETPAVEVAEAATALLGERSPQSMLVMSGGEGYIDFRVVDDGEEALDVASHLIVWQLTNQSSGAKHAPEPPPAQQQQPSNGEAQAPQAGPAT; encoded by the exons ATGGAGATCGATCAGGAAACTGTGTACGGGACACACGAGGACTCTCATGTTGTCATGTCCGAAAAGGTGCAAAGCCTGGCTGGCAGCATCTACCAAGAGTTCGAGCGGATGATCGGCAAGTACGATGAAGAAGTGGTCAAGGATCTCATGCCCTTGGTGGTCAACGTGCTCGAGTGTCTTGACCTCAGCTACACCGAAAACCAGGAGCACGAAGTCGAGCTCGAGCTGCTCAGGGAGGATAACGAGCAACTGGTCACCCAGTACGAGAGGGAGAAACAGCTGCGGAAGGGTGCTGAGCAG AAATTACTTGAAGTTGAGGATGCTGGTGAGGACGAGAGAAAAGACTTGCATTCGAAAATCGAGAGTATTGAGAGCATTGTACGGATGCTGGAGCTCAAAGCGAAAAACTCCTCTGATCACG TTTTTCGGCTGGAAGAAAAGGAAACTGAGATGAAGAAGGAGTACACTAAACTACACGAGCGTTACACCGAGCTTTTCAAAACCCACGTCGACTACATGGAGCGGACGAAAATGCTACTTGGTTCGGACCGAATGGAGTCAATGGGTGGATCGCGCACTCGCATCCCTGGCATGAGTCTCGGGCCAATGCAGAGATCCTCAGGCCCGTTATCATATGGCTTCAGCTCTCTGGAGTCGTCGGCTGTGGTCAGTCGCACCATAGGCAGCCCCAACGAGTATGACGACTCTCAGGGCATCTCGCCATTGGGCAGCCCCTCAAACACAAGCCTCAAAAATGAATTACAG gATGTGTCACAAGTATCAGAGGAAAAGACTCCAGCTACCCCAGTGGAAAAAATTCCCTCAAAAG GTGGCTGGGTGGACGGCCTCAGTCCGGACGGCAAGTCGCCAGTGGATGATGAGCTGCCAACCCCCACTCAGGTAGAGGACTTTGAGGGACAAACGCAGAGCACGGCGGTTGGCCCACAAGGTCACAGCAAGACCAAACG AGAACAAAGGAGTGGCAACACACTTTATCAAGAGCTTAGTTTCCAAGACGCGGATGCGCTCACAGAGGTTGATGAGGGCGCCGATATCACTG GAGGCTGGGTTCATCCAGGAGACTATGCATCTTCTG ACAGTAGCAGCGATGATGAGCAACTTTCTAAAAGAGCACCTTTCGGAGCGATCAGACGCAATG GCATGGGCAAAGAAGTGGAAAATCTCATAATGGAAAACAACGAACTCCTAGCAACCAA AAACGCCCTCAACATCGTCAAAGATGACCTCATTGTCAAAGTGGATGAACTAACCAG tgAGCTGGAAATCTTGCGGGAAGAAATTCAATCGCTTAAGGCTGTCAGAGAGAAGCTGAAGAACAGAGTTTCTGACCTTGAGGAAGAGGCGAAGGTAGCCAAAGAGGAGGCGGAGAAAGCAGCCAAGGCCAACAAGTCTGACGACGAG GAGGATGTTCCAATGGCTCAGAGAAAGCGGTTTACCAGGGTCGAGATGGCCCGGGCCATTATGGAGCGGAACCAGTACAAGGAGCGTTTCGTTGAGCTGCAGGAAGCGGTGCGGTGGTCGGAGATGATTAGAGCGACCAGAAGCGACGCCTCCctggacaagaagggaaagcAAAGCAACGGAATCCTTAAATT TTTTAGCAACCTTTTTAGCACAGACCGGCCTCAAGACAAAATTGCCCCCTACGTAAACGTCCATTACAATGCCCCAACCCATAATGTCCGACCTGCCCTCGACACGATGCGGAAACGAGGCCTTAAAGACAGGAAAAGGGGCGGCATGGAGAGTCTTGACTCAGATTTAAATGAGAAATGGCAGGCGCGTCAAGCAGTTGAGAGGAGGGAGCAGTACAGACaa GTCAGAGCCCACGTTAGAAAAGATGACGGTCGCATGCAGGCCTATGGATGGAGTCTTCCAGCCAAGGCAGGCCCGTCAAGCAGCGGTTCAAACAGCGCCCTTCCGCCGCGGTCTTCGTCCTCGTCTGGGGTGCCGGTGCCCGTGCCTGTCTACTGCAGGCCGCTAGCCGAGGGCACGCCCGGCATGAAGGTATGGTGCGCTGCTGGTGTCAACCTGACTGGAGGCAAGACCAGGGATGGCGGCAACATAGTCGGTGCCTCTGTTTTCTACTCCTCGGACAGCCAAGCCGAAGGCAAAAAGACTGATGAGCCTTCGTCCGAGATGGACAAACTGGACATGGAGCTGCAGGAGAATCAAAAGGCGTCCAAGGAGGCCCAGCAAATGGAGACTCTGCTTTCGTCCCTGGTCTGGATCTGCACCAGCACACACACCACCAGCAGGGTCACGGTGCTCGATGCCAACAATCCAGCCGACATTTTGGAGTCGTTTACAGTCTGCAATTCCCATCTCCTCTGCATTACAAGCGTACCAG gtgCCAAAGAGAGTGATTACCCTGATGAGCTGGGAAACAGTACTGAAGCCAGTCCAGAAAAGCCTCCTCCAGAGCCAAAAGAACCAGTAGCTGGAGAAAGTCCAGAGGATGGTGAAGACATGGTTGGGCGACTGACATTCGTCAGCTGCGCCACTGGAAGCGCTCCACCCCCGTTGGCTACTTCCgtagaggaggaggaggaggaccCGCCCATTCACACTCCCCGCTCTGTGTCGGCCATCGAGCTGCACT CACTCGCTAATCCCAACAATGAAAGTCCTGATTCCTATAATCCACCCAGGCGCTTGCCCAAAGAAGCTTCCGGTATAATAAAAGATGGGCTCTCTGAGGTGTCAAAAG CAAACGAACATGCTTATCAACAAGTTGAGAAAATGTCGAGCGTGTTGCCAACTATGTGGCTTGGCTCTCAAAACGGCGGACTTTACGTGCATTCCGCAGTGGCCCAGTGGAAGCATTGCATCCACTACATCAAGCTGAAAGATCCGGTACTAAGCATAAT TCACATCCACGGGCGCGTGTTGGCAGCTCTGGCGAACGGTTCCGTGGTGATTTTCCGGCGAGGAACGGATGGTCAGTGGGATCTGGGAAAGCATCATATTTTGGATCTTGGAGCTCCTCACCACTCCATTCGCTGCATGACTGTGGTTCACCAGTCTGTCTGGTGCGGCTACCGAAACCGGATACATGTTGTTGACCCTCGCAGCATGTCTGTTGAG AAAACATTTGACGTTCACCCTCGCAAAGAAAGTCAAGTGCGACAGCTAGCTTGGCTTGGCGACGGCGTGTGGGTGTCCATCAGACTGGACTCGACCCTGCGGCTGTACCACGCCCACACCCACCAGCACCTGCAAGACGTGGATATTGAGCCCTACGTCAGCAAAATGCTCG CCGTGTTCCCTGGAG GCACTGGAAAACTCGGCTTCTCACTCATCCGCATCACGGCTCTGCTGATTTCGTCAAACCGGCTCTGGATTGGCACCGGCAACGGAGTCATCATTTCAGTTCCTCTTTCTGAAA GCGCAGGTGGTCGGCCAGGCAGCAGTCAGAGCTCGTCCAGCAGCAACCTAGCGGTCGGCTCTCCACCAACCGGTAGTTTCAAGCCGTCTGGTCCCGGCTCTTTGATCAGGGTCTACACTGACCCTAAGGGCAACAAAATCACTCCTGGCAGCTTTGTGCCTTACTGCTCGATGGCTCAAGCGCAGCTCTCTTTCCACGGACACAGAGACGCTGTCAAGTTCTTCGTAGCTGTGCCTGGCAAAG GTTATATGTTTGCAGGCACTCCAGGTCTGTCTGGAGCGACAACTCCAGAAACGCCGGCTGTGGAGGTGGCGGAGGCGGCCACTGCACTCCTGGGCGAGCGGTCTCCGCAATCGATGCTGGTGATGTCAGGCGGAGAAGGCTACATCGACTTCAGAGTTG TGGATGATGGGGAAGAGGCGCTGGACGTGGCTAGCCACCTGATTGTGTGGCAGCTGACCAACCAATCCTCTGGCGCCAAGCATGCACCCGAGCCGCCGCcggcccagcagcagcagccgtctAACGGGGAGGCCCAAGCCCCTCAAGCTGGCCCTGCTACTTAG
- the syd gene encoding JNK-interacting protein 3 isoform X1: protein MEIDQETVYGTHEDSHVVMSEKVQSLAGSIYQEFERMIGKYDEEVVKDLMPLVVNVLECLDLSYTENQEHEVELELLREDNEQLVTQYEREKQLRKGAEQKLLEVEDAGEDERKDLHSKIESIESIVRMLELKAKNSSDHVFRLEEKETEMKKEYTKLHERYTELFKTHVDYMERTKMLLGSDRMESMGGSRTRIPGMSLGPMQRSSGPLSYGFSSLESSAVVSRTIGSPNEYDDSQGISPLGSPSNTSLKNELQDVSQVSEEKTPATPVEKIPSKGGWVDGLSPDGKSPVDDELPTPTQVEDFEGQTQSTAVGPQGHSKTKREQRSGNTLYQELSFQDADALTEVDEGADITGGWVHPGDYASSDSSSDDEQLSKRAPFGAIRRNVNDNFFGMGKEVENLIMENNELLATKNALNIVKDDLIVKVDELTSELEILREEIQSLKAVREKLKNRVSDLEEEAKVAKEEAEKAAKANKSDDEEDVPMAQRKRFTRVEMARAIMERNQYKERFVELQEAVRWSEMIRATRSDASLDKKGKQSNGILKFFSNLFSTDRPQDKIAPYVNVHYNAPTHNVRPALDTMRKRGLKDRKRGGMESLDSDLNEKWQARQAVERREQYRQVRAHVRKDDGRMQAYGWSLPAKAGPSSSGSNSALPPRSSSSSGVPVPVPVYCRPLAEGTPGMKVWCAAGVNLTGGKTRDGGNIVGASVFYSSDSQAEGKKTDEPSSEMDKLDMELQENQKASKEAQQMETLLSSLVWICTSTHTTSRVTVLDANNPADILESFTVCNSHLLCITSVPGAKESDYPDELGNSTEASPEKPPPEPKEPVAGESPEDGEDMVGRLTFVSCATGSAPPPLATSVEEEEEDPPIHTPRSVSAIELHSLANPNNESPDSYNPPRRLPKEASGIIKDGLSEVSKANEHAYQQVEKMSSVLPTMWLGSQNGGLYVHSAVAQWKHCIHYIKLKDPVLSIIHIHGRVLAALANGSVVIFRRGTDGQWDLGKHHILDLGAPHHSIRCMTVVHQSVWCGYRNRIHVVDPRSMSVEKTFDVHPRKESQVRQLAWLGDGVWVSIRLDSTLRLYHAHTHQHLQDVDIEPYVSKMLAVFPGGTGKLGFSLIRITALLISSNRLWIGTGNGVIISVPLSESAGGRPGSSQSSSSSNLAVGSPPTGSFKPSGPGSLIRVYTDPKGNKITPGSFVPYCSMAQAQLSFHGHRDAVKFFVAVPGKGYMFAGTPGLSGATTPETPAVEVAEAATALLGERSPQSMLVMSGGEGYIDFRVVDDGEEALDVASHLIVWQLTNQSSGAKHAPEPPPAQQQQPSNGEAQAPQAGPAT, encoded by the exons ATGGAGATCGATCAGGAAACTGTGTACGGGACACACGAGGACTCTCATGTTGTCATGTCCGAAAAGGTGCAAAGCCTGGCTGGCAGCATCTACCAAGAGTTCGAGCGGATGATCGGCAAGTACGATGAAGAAGTGGTCAAGGATCTCATGCCCTTGGTGGTCAACGTGCTCGAGTGTCTTGACCTCAGCTACACCGAAAACCAGGAGCACGAAGTCGAGCTCGAGCTGCTCAGGGAGGATAACGAGCAACTGGTCACCCAGTACGAGAGGGAGAAACAGCTGCGGAAGGGTGCTGAGCAG AAATTACTTGAAGTTGAGGATGCTGGTGAGGACGAGAGAAAAGACTTGCATTCGAAAATCGAGAGTATTGAGAGCATTGTACGGATGCTGGAGCTCAAAGCGAAAAACTCCTCTGATCACG TTTTTCGGCTGGAAGAAAAGGAAACTGAGATGAAGAAGGAGTACACTAAACTACACGAGCGTTACACCGAGCTTTTCAAAACCCACGTCGACTACATGGAGCGGACGAAAATGCTACTTGGTTCGGACCGAATGGAGTCAATGGGTGGATCGCGCACTCGCATCCCTGGCATGAGTCTCGGGCCAATGCAGAGATCCTCAGGCCCGTTATCATATGGCTTCAGCTCTCTGGAGTCGTCGGCTGTGGTCAGTCGCACCATAGGCAGCCCCAACGAGTATGACGACTCTCAGGGCATCTCGCCATTGGGCAGCCCCTCAAACACAAGCCTCAAAAATGAATTACAG gATGTGTCACAAGTATCAGAGGAAAAGACTCCAGCTACCCCAGTGGAAAAAATTCCCTCAAAAG GTGGCTGGGTGGACGGCCTCAGTCCGGACGGCAAGTCGCCAGTGGATGATGAGCTGCCAACCCCCACTCAGGTAGAGGACTTTGAGGGACAAACGCAGAGCACGGCGGTTGGCCCACAAGGTCACAGCAAGACCAAACG AGAACAAAGGAGTGGCAACACACTTTATCAAGAGCTTAGTTTCCAAGACGCGGATGCGCTCACAGAGGTTGATGAGGGCGCCGATATCACTG GAGGCTGGGTTCATCCAGGAGACTATGCATCTTCTG ACAGTAGCAGCGATGATGAGCAACTTTCTAAAAGAGCACCTTTCGGAGCGATCAGACGCAATG TCAATGACAATTTCTTTG GCATGGGCAAAGAAGTGGAAAATCTCATAATGGAAAACAACGAACTCCTAGCAACCAA AAACGCCCTCAACATCGTCAAAGATGACCTCATTGTCAAAGTGGATGAACTAACCAG tgAGCTGGAAATCTTGCGGGAAGAAATTCAATCGCTTAAGGCTGTCAGAGAGAAGCTGAAGAACAGAGTTTCTGACCTTGAGGAAGAGGCGAAGGTAGCCAAAGAGGAGGCGGAGAAAGCAGCCAAGGCCAACAAGTCTGACGACGAG GAGGATGTTCCAATGGCTCAGAGAAAGCGGTTTACCAGGGTCGAGATGGCCCGGGCCATTATGGAGCGGAACCAGTACAAGGAGCGTTTCGTTGAGCTGCAGGAAGCGGTGCGGTGGTCGGAGATGATTAGAGCGACCAGAAGCGACGCCTCCctggacaagaagggaaagcAAAGCAACGGAATCCTTAAATT TTTTAGCAACCTTTTTAGCACAGACCGGCCTCAAGACAAAATTGCCCCCTACGTAAACGTCCATTACAATGCCCCAACCCATAATGTCCGACCTGCCCTCGACACGATGCGGAAACGAGGCCTTAAAGACAGGAAAAGGGGCGGCATGGAGAGTCTTGACTCAGATTTAAATGAGAAATGGCAGGCGCGTCAAGCAGTTGAGAGGAGGGAGCAGTACAGACaa GTCAGAGCCCACGTTAGAAAAGATGACGGTCGCATGCAGGCCTATGGATGGAGTCTTCCAGCCAAGGCAGGCCCGTCAAGCAGCGGTTCAAACAGCGCCCTTCCGCCGCGGTCTTCGTCCTCGTCTGGGGTGCCGGTGCCCGTGCCTGTCTACTGCAGGCCGCTAGCCGAGGGCACGCCCGGCATGAAGGTATGGTGCGCTGCTGGTGTCAACCTGACTGGAGGCAAGACCAGGGATGGCGGCAACATAGTCGGTGCCTCTGTTTTCTACTCCTCGGACAGCCAAGCCGAAGGCAAAAAGACTGATGAGCCTTCGTCCGAGATGGACAAACTGGACATGGAGCTGCAGGAGAATCAAAAGGCGTCCAAGGAGGCCCAGCAAATGGAGACTCTGCTTTCGTCCCTGGTCTGGATCTGCACCAGCACACACACCACCAGCAGGGTCACGGTGCTCGATGCCAACAATCCAGCCGACATTTTGGAGTCGTTTACAGTCTGCAATTCCCATCTCCTCTGCATTACAAGCGTACCAG gtgCCAAAGAGAGTGATTACCCTGATGAGCTGGGAAACAGTACTGAAGCCAGTCCAGAAAAGCCTCCTCCAGAGCCAAAAGAACCAGTAGCTGGAGAAAGTCCAGAGGATGGTGAAGACATGGTTGGGCGACTGACATTCGTCAGCTGCGCCACTGGAAGCGCTCCACCCCCGTTGGCTACTTCCgtagaggaggaggaggaggaccCGCCCATTCACACTCCCCGCTCTGTGTCGGCCATCGAGCTGCACT CACTCGCTAATCCCAACAATGAAAGTCCTGATTCCTATAATCCACCCAGGCGCTTGCCCAAAGAAGCTTCCGGTATAATAAAAGATGGGCTCTCTGAGGTGTCAAAAG CAAACGAACATGCTTATCAACAAGTTGAGAAAATGTCGAGCGTGTTGCCAACTATGTGGCTTGGCTCTCAAAACGGCGGACTTTACGTGCATTCCGCAGTGGCCCAGTGGAAGCATTGCATCCACTACATCAAGCTGAAAGATCCGGTACTAAGCATAAT TCACATCCACGGGCGCGTGTTGGCAGCTCTGGCGAACGGTTCCGTGGTGATTTTCCGGCGAGGAACGGATGGTCAGTGGGATCTGGGAAAGCATCATATTTTGGATCTTGGAGCTCCTCACCACTCCATTCGCTGCATGACTGTGGTTCACCAGTCTGTCTGGTGCGGCTACCGAAACCGGATACATGTTGTTGACCCTCGCAGCATGTCTGTTGAG AAAACATTTGACGTTCACCCTCGCAAAGAAAGTCAAGTGCGACAGCTAGCTTGGCTTGGCGACGGCGTGTGGGTGTCCATCAGACTGGACTCGACCCTGCGGCTGTACCACGCCCACACCCACCAGCACCTGCAAGACGTGGATATTGAGCCCTACGTCAGCAAAATGCTCG CCGTGTTCCCTGGAG GCACTGGAAAACTCGGCTTCTCACTCATCCGCATCACGGCTCTGCTGATTTCGTCAAACCGGCTCTGGATTGGCACCGGCAACGGAGTCATCATTTCAGTTCCTCTTTCTGAAA GCGCAGGTGGTCGGCCAGGCAGCAGTCAGAGCTCGTCCAGCAGCAACCTAGCGGTCGGCTCTCCACCAACCGGTAGTTTCAAGCCGTCTGGTCCCGGCTCTTTGATCAGGGTCTACACTGACCCTAAGGGCAACAAAATCACTCCTGGCAGCTTTGTGCCTTACTGCTCGATGGCTCAAGCGCAGCTCTCTTTCCACGGACACAGAGACGCTGTCAAGTTCTTCGTAGCTGTGCCTGGCAAAG GTTATATGTTTGCAGGCACTCCAGGTCTGTCTGGAGCGACAACTCCAGAAACGCCGGCTGTGGAGGTGGCGGAGGCGGCCACTGCACTCCTGGGCGAGCGGTCTCCGCAATCGATGCTGGTGATGTCAGGCGGAGAAGGCTACATCGACTTCAGAGTTG TGGATGATGGGGAAGAGGCGCTGGACGTGGCTAGCCACCTGATTGTGTGGCAGCTGACCAACCAATCCTCTGGCGCCAAGCATGCACCCGAGCCGCCGCcggcccagcagcagcagccgtctAACGGGGAGGCCCAAGCCCCTCAAGCTGGCCCTGCTACTTAG